The Mixophyes fleayi isolate aMixFle1 chromosome 1, aMixFle1.hap1, whole genome shotgun sequence genome includes a region encoding these proteins:
- the LOC142105001 gene encoding uncharacterized protein LOC142105001: MAQERRSTRRTGGGPPLRMEYTTYEEELRQIMPAEIVEGINVQDTDSPSFGQVVESPGPQFSPSARPTPPPSARDSGTDEQAGPSSYQPPQAVSLEMSPEPEDLTTITLVTVDAPVSGLQEVSPGPAEPSHHQPAPAPMDPAREMALSIGAFQQQQTLFMDRQTGHMSQIAAQLRRIHRSTSQIPAAINRLASALEQTNVQLAQMSGSVDAMHSSVREGNANVIRLAGQLQQELIARLPAPFSSASTSTASTPSRSTHSTPPRRGARTRGGRGRVESGAKHSDMPAIRRR; this comes from the exons atggcccaggaaaggaggtcgacaaggcgcacgggtggtggccccccacttcgtatggagtacaccacgtacgaggaggagctgcgccagataatgccggctgaaattgtagagggcataaatgtccaggacaccgactcgccctcttttggccaagtagttg aatcgccaggaccgcagttcagtcccagtgccagacctacacctccaccttcagcgagagattcgggcacagacgagcaagcag ggccctcttcataccagccacctcaggcggtgtccctggaaatgtcccctgagccagaggatctaacaaccatcaccctggtaacagtggatgcccctgtgtctggcctccaggaagtttcacctggccctgctgaaccatcacaccaccaacctgcacctgcacctatggacccagccagagaaatggcgctgtctattggcgcattccagcagcaacagacattattcatggacaggcaaactggccacatgtcacaaattgcggcccagttgaggcgaatacaccgctccactagccaaatccctgctgcaataaaccggctggcaagcgctttggagcagacgaatgtgcagctggcccaaatgtctgggtctgtggacgccatgcattcctccgttcgtgaggggaatgccaatgttatccggctggcaggccaactccagcaggaactgattgcccgcttgccggcccctttttcatcggcctccaccagtactgctagtacgccgagcagatccacacatagcactcctccaaggagaggtgctcgcaccaggggtgggcgagggagggtagagagtggggctaagcacagtgatatgccagcgataagacggcgctag